The sequence below is a genomic window from Ipomoea triloba cultivar NCNSP0323 chromosome 10, ASM357664v1.
ACCACAAAACTGCACTATAAGTGCCCAATAAACCCTGGTTCCATTTAATTCTAAATGACCAATGGGTTAGATTTACCATAAACCACAGTTTTCTGagtggttaaaatttttaaaattatcaaaacacaaaaaatcaaaactgcccaattaaattttgtgtataaattaaatacaatactGCACACCAGGATGATTATAAATGAAGATTAATTTGCATTTCAACTAGCAATAGTTAAATCGTCATTTCACGtttgtctttttaaaaaaaaaaagtctaaattTAAGAAAGTGGTTTACtatcaaaagaaaagaaattttaGAATGTATTTATATTAAACTCATATTTTAAACGGTCAAAACTGCCTGCAAAACCATTTAACCCATTAAAACTACACCACATGGTTTTTCAACTTCATGGATGGATATGGTTTTACTTTTTGCAATACCACTAACCATGCATTAACCAAAACGTCCCATGAACACCCCTACACCATACCGGAGAGATGAAACATTGAAATCAAAGTTTGTAGTTGTCAGCAGTAAACCTCAAACATTAAATTTGTAGTAATCAGTGTTCAATGTAAACATGGCTGACCTTTAGCAGACAAATATACTATAAGACATCCTGTACTTTAAAAGGATAAGCAGCTCATTACCTGTGGATTTGTTTCAGCAGCAATAGTACTAAGTGCACCATCAACTACATAGATAAAAGATGCAGAGTCTAGATCATCTTCTGCACGATAGCAAACAAAGAGACCACAACCCTTACAATTCATGCGAAACTGCTTCTCCAGTTTCCCTTCACCACTGTAAAGCAAGACCATCAAGAAGTTATCATTAGGCATAAAAGTTAACACAAACAAAATACGAGACAAGAAAAGCTAAAGTATTTCTGAAAGTGATATCACATAATGTAAAAGCACTGCCACTTATCACCAACAactataagaatatatatagtcCTTGTTAGTGACAATCAAAATGGATATACAAAAGACCTATCTGTTATGATgggaggaaaataaaaaaaatagggaGAAAAGATCTTTATCTTTGAGCATCTCTGTTCAAAAACATTCAAGTGATAATTTACAAGGGCTTGAGctcaatacaatatatatagccATCACATTTTAATTGTCATTTAAATTGTGGATTACTCATAATCTTCAGTACATTTGAGGCAGTGCCCATCTATGAATGTTTATAGAAATCCATAAAGAAACAACCCAATTAATCACAATACAAATTTAGGGTCTTAAATGTGATTTTCACTgcttaaaacaaaaatatgtaaTCTTATTATTCTATTTGGCTTACTGAAGAACTCATTAACTCTTTGGATCAGGAGTTCCAATACAACTTAActgaaacaattttaaaaagtaaagttTTCTATACAAAGGAGGTTGTTTGATCTGATCAATAGTGTCCTCAACAGTAATCCAACATGCTTATCATTTTTCCATCAGCTAGCACAAATAGAATACAAGCTAGATGAGATTTGATATCTAGAGAACCATGAGAATTCTTTGCAAAGAGTGCGAATATGAGATTTATAAAGCCTGCTTGGTTAATGGTTGTGGAGGTTAACAAGGAAAATAGACAGAAGGTTTGTAGTTTGAAATAATTAGGTATTAAATAGGATAGTGGCACATTAAGTCATTAACCATGCCACAACTCCTCGTGGGTCTAATATTATGAAACACATAAATAAAAGGTAGGATGAGTTATCTAACCATATCAGAAAAAAGGGAGGTATTAAGACTAAGGACAACTTCAATCAGATTTCTGACTCAGGTATTCTCCCCTTAAGAATCCACAACACACAGTTGCTTTGCAAACCTCCCTCAATTCTCATTTCCCATAACTTTGTACACTAAAGGAGAGTGGTGAAAACTGATAAGAGGAGTGTTACATattacatgcatacatatatgcaATATGTAAGATGTTTAGGAGAGAGTTTGATGACTGGGAATGCAATAACCTTCTTGATCTTCTTTCCAGGATACATGTCTCTATAACTTAATAACTATGTGCATGTTTCTGATCCAGAAGAATTATTTTGGCTCAGAACATGAGCAATTTCTCAGTCAAACCTTTTTAACCTCTTAGTAAGGCAATCAATGAACTTTTCCCATGGAAGGCTATTAGGAGCTCATGACAATGTCCAACTCATCTCTCATTTTCTCAGATAAATGACTATTTTcattagaaaataatattatcacaCAACATTGAGCATTTTAAGAAAGGCTACAAGTTTTCAGGAGTCATAGATACAAGGATGATGTTCTCCAACACAACAAAAACTGTGGATAGTTGGAtccataaattaaataaaatttccaTTGTCAAAGTTAAGGCAAAGAAAACAACAATACTTTTGTCATTCTCTGGAGTATAAATTCTGCACCAAACCTTTAACAATGTATATTTAATAAGATTAGGGGAAGGAAGTCATGATGATGGAAAATTATGAACAAAACAAACAGTTGTCTTAGCATTTCTTGTTTATACCACCATTAACTCACTTCTCATTCTTGCCAGTTAAgatcatataaaaaaataaataaaataaaataaaaataaaaattctgcAAATATATACACCAATAATATTGGCACCATATAACTTCCAACCAATCAGGCAATCATAAAACAAAACAACTGATTACCGCTTTAAGAGAACTTTTCCCGCCTCATTGACACTCAATCTTGCAAGATACTTCTTCTTGTCCAGCACATATGCTTTGTCAGTTTTCCGTTTGGGCATTTTCTGCAATTGATTATctacaagatttttttttagcatGGAGACACAGTAACTATCTAACAAGAATTCCTCTTCACAGAAGAGAAGCTTAATTTATTAACCTTGTTAATTTCGGACCTAATATTTCTCGAGTAGTGTATTATCATTAGATTTGTAATGTATCAAACTCAAGCTAAGAAGCCAAGGTAATCCCTTACAACTAACTTTCAAGTACACCacttgggaaaaaaaaaaaaaaaaaaaacaggcaaGACAGTTCAATTTAGCATTTCTATTTGCATATGGAGTAACATTTTCCATGGAGAATCATCCCACAGCCCACAAGAATGATTTATTTTGATTGCATTATGATAGATGTGCCATTTCAATTACACAACCTGTTGATTAGGATCTTTCTATTTTATAACCTTTTATTATGAGGTGAATGTATTATAATTTGGTATTTCACAATAATTATTTCttaagggtttagggttttaaaaATTCTCTGCTCAGTTTGGCATTGTTCTCTTTTGAAATGTTCCAGAGAATCATGATTTATTACTTCTATATCCAAATCAAATACACTTCCTAGGACATCAGCCTTGTTGAAACAAGGACTCATTGACTAGGGATGGTGATTATAACAGTGTGACGACTAAgtgtagtaaaaaaaaattgtaaaaatgaagATTTCATAAAGACCATGAAACAGTattacatgaaaaaaaaaaaaaaaaaaaaaaaaaagtccaaaagCAGCAAAAGATTTCAGTACAATACATAAGATCATGTTACGAGACTGGATTACTAATCTTGCATTCACCAAGGATCTATTTCTCAACTCTCCTCGACATAGTAGTATTCCTAGgagagaaatatataattaataataaaggtAATTGGATTTTGGTGGCTAGACGGCATCAATAAGATGGTTTAGTACCTAGTGGTTAGAAGTCATCAATAAAGTTGTTAGCAATGGCATTGTATTATCTTCAAATTGCAATCCCAGTTGTATATCTGAGATCGACCTATTCAACTGTGTGCCAAGCTGAAGGATCAGAAGAAACACTACAGATCATGTGCCCTTTTTTAGGGAAAGGGACAAGTACTCCAAGAAGCTAAGCAAGAGCTCACATGTAAAATGGGAAGTCTCTTAGGTGGTCTCTCCATGTTTATGATCATCGTTCAACTGCTCATATCTGAGATCAAGATCTTCAAAAGGTTGACCATAAGATACTCTTGTTCAAAGCAAGTGATTACTTTCATCATCTTTTGGCTTAATCTCCTAAAATTCAAACGGTGGGATGTTTGGTACAACGCTTATAGGTTGAGCCACATCTCAATCATATTGAGTCGACCATAATGAGGTAGTCACACACTTTAGCCCAAGCTTCCCTTCAAAATCCATGTACCATCATGTATTACATTGTCATTTTGTCTGCATTATAGAGCTAGCTAGCCATGGTATTCCTTCTTTATACAAAACCTTTATTGTAAATGCACACACATAGCATAGCCATAGCGGAATACCTTTTCACTGGTGGTTTTCCCCATCCATTTCCAAGTAAAACTAGATGGAAATATCCTTttcttattttccatttttctcacATCATTTTATCAATATGCAATTAAAACCAAGACCACTACCTAGGTTAATCCACACCATACATGTTTAACCCAGTAATTGGAAGTGTGTGCCATGTTAAAGAGCTTTGGGACATATCTTCCCCCAAGTAAGAGTAAAACTTGCAAGCATGGCGCGGGCTGAATATGAATTAGTCTCACATTTGTGGAGATCTCGGGTGTTATACAAggtttaaaaacaaaaacattatgTTTCAATAAACCTAAAAACAATCACCAAACAAACTCTTTACTATTCTTCTGTTGTATGGTTAATCAGATGCTAATTAACTCCAAATTTGTTATATACAGGTGCAAGTAGCCAAGTATATAATGACATTATATGCAATTAAGAATTCCAGTATAATATTTGAGGAAGAATTGATCTAATATTTCAATAAGTTGTCCATTAAGAAAGCTAGTGAACAGAGTGACACATTGATTTCTTAATTACATTTAACGATTAAGGAATCTTTATGCTCGTAAAGTATCACTTTTTTGTGTCTGGAACAAGGCCAACAACAAAAAACATAGGGAAACATTGTGGAAATTTTGGTTAACATTTGCCTGTTGCTCTACAAAAATATTACCACTGCTAATAATGCCCAACCAATTTCATTATAGCCACGGCTCATAAACCACAGTTGTAGAAGAATCTAACCTTTTCATAATTCTATCAACTTTAAGCAAACTACAAGGCTAGAACTTCAAACAAACCATCCAGGTAAATATAACTATGTAAAAGGAAATGCAGAAAAAACTAATATAAACCATGCAAAATTCTTCTCAACATTGGCTTTCTTGATATCACATACTGAACTGAccaaatgcaaaaaaaaaaaaaaaaaaaaaaaaaaaatactacatcACAGTTAGAGTTAATATTGCAATGAAAATTGCACAATTGAATTGGAGGATGTGAGAAGAGAAAAGGCAGAGAGGATGGGGCTCACCCGTGATGAGGACATGGGAACTGCAGTGTTTGCAATAATAGACAAAGAGGTCAGAGTCTGGTCCCTCAGGAGCAGCATCTTCGCTCGAGTATGTGTGGGTAGTCCGCTTTGGCATCTTCTCTTCTTGAACTGTGATACCTACTTGCAGAGAACAATCCATATTTATGATTtagtctcatatatatatatatatatatatatatatatatataagaaaaaggAATCAGCCATAAATAGAAgtgaattttcccgcccaattGCACTTTCCAAATCCAATATATAAAGAACAGGTTGGCAATCATAACCACTACTTGCATATCAGTCTAAAATAACAGGTTGGCAATAATAACCAAGAAATATACAACATGAAGATTATCATGAAAAAGGAATTATAATCATATTACTCTTTGATGCATGCAATGGGGTAAGGCAAATAGGAACAAAAACAATGCCAAAAGGTATAAAGGTTGTAACTAAAGCAAAAACATGTCGAAAGAAGAACAGGTTTTGATCGTAGATGACAAAGGGCAAGGATGATAGGAACAAAAATAATAGCAACAGATGTAAAGGATCTAGCAAAAGCAGGACCTTGAACATAAAAGAACAAGTTTCATTGGTCTTTGTAAAGAAACAGTTACCAAGCATTTAGACATTTCAACACATTTCCAAAACTTGGATTGGCTTTTTAACAGTTCCGAATAAATtatatagatacataaaaaataaaaacacttcAGAATCAAAATGGGTTAAAAAGTCACTTTAATTTCAGGATACAAGTGTTGGATAactattttttgtatttgaactATTGGATAGACAAATCATTCTTAGCATGCCCATGACAAATAGGAGTTACACACTGCAGTATAAATTAATCACATCACATATATAAAGGTCAAGAAGGGTCAAACAGAACTTGCTGAACCTCTTTCCTTGCTTAGAGCCTAATAGGAAAGTTTAACCAAAATCGTTACcttatgaataataataattaaaataaaataaaataaaagaaagcaagcTACACCTAGAATTCACTAAACGCAAATTGGTTAGGATAAACGGCATGCATTGTTACAAAGCATAATCGTAGTAAATTCAGCAGAATGAAACAGATAACTCAAAGCAAAGAAACAAATAGTGCGATAGCCAAAATTGGAGTCTACAAACGACAGGATGTAAGATCAAAGGAGCCAATGCTCCCTACTTGCCTTTGTGAACGGCGTAGTTAGCGGTGAGTCTTCGAGGGCTCGGTGTGCTGCCGTCGAACGCTCGAAACTACCTCGCGTGGTGACGTTGATACTTCAGACCTTGAGAGAATGAAATGCTGAACTGAGGATTGAGAGTCACAAAATTTCTGAGAGAAAATAAATCTAGGGTTAGTTAAAACTTTATTGTTCGACACACTCTCTAAAATGGTCGTGTCATGGATGTGCTAATGGTCACGAACCTCTATTCAAGCAGCATTTTAACCCTTTTGGGATACTTTGCAAAAGgtttgtcaaagaccttgtggtctagcaGTATAACTGTTGTTctcctaagtgagaggtcacaaggTCCCATCCCATGacaaaagtatgtatgaacaattactacattgtaatagagtcaatagtattcaaaaaaaaaaaaaaagatagactATCCAAAACACTTTTGTGAACTTTAACCACGTCTTGAAAAACAATCTTACATCTTAGGAGAGCTtaaaatcaatattcaatatttattattaaaagtattCTTTTATGTTCttaaattcttttattattgatttgatTTCTTTCCTTTTACCTCCATGTTTAGAGGCTAAACTCTTAGTACTTGAATTTAATTATGATAAACCCTAGGATGAGACGTTGCCCTTAATTGTTTATTGGCCTAAGATAATTGTTTATCATTTgattcaattgcattttttattatctttagATTAATAATTGCtagtttttttaaattcatgtttgaTGCATATATTTGCAATAGAGATATCCTTTGTATATTTAGATCACCACACAATTATAAAGAGTAGCATGCAATCCTAGAGATACGATGACATCAATCTTTTGTGTCCAAGTCAAATTGTTAAGAAGAATTTATAAATCTTTAATGTAATATTTGGGGATTATAATTTAGaagatattttaattaataaacctagggattatttttaatactttttttttagaaaaagaacttaattcattaaatcagatgaaagacaatcaacaagaaaaAGGGGAGGAGTATCGAACCACTCTCTGCAACCTGACAAAGAAACGGCCTCCCGAGCAACAATGTGGGCAACACGATTCGCAGATTGCTTAACAAAACAGAAGTCTACACACTCAATCGTAGATGCAACTTCTTTAACATCGTCATTAAGAAAACCAAAAGCAGAAATAAAAGAATTCAAAGATGAAGCATAATAAACAAGCTAACTATCAGTTTCAACATCTACGTTTTCCATTCCGGTTCCTTTCAACCAACTCATTGCTTTACGAAAACACATAGCCTCATCCTCCTGGATACTATAATTACCATTTATAC
It includes:
- the LOC116031868 gene encoding UPF0235 protein At5g63440 isoform X2, which gives rise to MLLLRDQTLTSLSIIANTAVPMSSSRKMPKRKTDKAYVLDKKKYLARLSVNEAGKVLLKRGEGKLEKQFRMNCKGCGLFVCYRAEDDLDSASFIYVVDGALSTIAAETNPQDAPVPPCISHLEGGLVQVAIEVEDRAQRSAITRVNADDVRVTVTAPAARGEANNELLEFMGRVLGLKLSQMTLQRGWNSKSKLLVVEDLSARQVYEKLLEAAQP
- the LOC116031868 gene encoding UPF0235 protein At5g63440 isoform X1; amino-acid sequence: MPKRTTHTYSSEDAAPEGPDSDLFVYYCKHCSSHVLITDNQLQKMPKRKTDKAYVLDKKKYLARLSVNEAGKVLLKRGEGKLEKQFRMNCKGCGLFVCYRAEDDLDSASFIYVVDGALSTIAAETNPQDAPVPPCISHLEGGLVQVAIEVEDRAQRSAITRVNADDVRVTVTAPAARGEANNELLEFMGRVLGLKLSQMTLQRGWNSKSKLLVVEDLSARQVYEKLLEAAQP